A single genomic interval of Maniola jurtina chromosome 23, ilManJurt1.1, whole genome shotgun sequence harbors:
- the LOC123877331 gene encoding polyamine-transporting ATPase 13A3-like isoform X2, whose amino-acid sequence MTLSVEQQITFDDSQMVVYGYRKCRWRTILTYFLSTLTCGFPFLVFHWCPRFLLYAGSVRCCFQLADQVLVIETYQKKCKSYYIHKIIDKHIADASGLLNEGFEDEFGGEKGPIDSADDLYTPLYLDDGTKLNVQQFRYFRHKKQYLIWDAGRAHWIRLAGVERGATCAQLHALAARPSCSERRLRILNIYGLNEIKVPVQSVLTLVLLEVFNPFYVFQLFTIAVWLAEPYYYYCIAIVLMSTFGVATSVIQTKKNQESLRTTVEAHDTIELWGGRRVDSRALCPGDVLVLPPHGCTMLCDAALLTGSAIVNESMLTGESVPVTKTALQRVDMGFNLKEHSSSVLFCGTKVIQTRYYSNEPVKAVVLRTGYNTSKGELVRSILYPVPADFKFDRDSYKFIFILACISLVGLGYTVALKAARAMTAGDIILKALDIITIVVPPALPAAMTVGKLYAVSRLKRARISCLNTRAVNVSGSLDCICFDKTGTLTEDGLDMWGVVAVSTAVTPTMLGRPQRDPRQMNDLHDLKIGMACCHSLTLLNGELAGDPLDLKMFESTGWRLEEPEVPEQAHYEMLTPTVVKPKGAANINVDDLHMPLEVGIVAQYQFVSTLQRSSVAVRLLGEDVIRVYCKGAPEMLRTLCRPDTVPTNLNEVLSSYAEKGYRVIAMSTRIMEVTFKQLQKMKREEVECELEFLGLVIMENRLKAATTGIIQELKEANIHVVMITGDNIHTAVSVAKECGILMSGERVVHINVEYGTGLPHLYCESTMHGVCVGGRVSFEREWRSIDSGHGSWRSNSVHPADVENPPREPRYKIVMTGDTWKALREQYPSAVGRVIERGAVFARMSPDQKQQLVLDYQALGYYVGMCGDGANDCGALRAAHTGISLSELESSVAAPFTSAQPDIVCVARVLREGRAALSTSFGVFKFMIAYSLTEFFSVAFLYYFDANLTDFEFLYIDVALIVNFAFFFGMTEAHTGRLCKIPPLTSLLGIVPLVSLTGQMILVAIAQYLTYLALSYFPWYVRHTYEGPEANYCWENYAIFTISLFQYITMAIVFSHGSPYRRSVVTNKHLMISVIIMTSLCVYITVASPDWLAEFLELKMPKDRLMAYIVIALASFNFVLALFFERCIVEYLMEGKQMIPKFLKERRVRKTPHLMIKRQLTDFDYLNCESVVKCDKDVKSEMFSSNSE is encoded by the exons GTGGTGTATGGTTACCGCAAGTGTAGATGGCGGACTATACTGACTTACTTTCTGTCTACTCTGACATGTGGTTTCCCTTTCCTTGTCTTCCACTGGTGCCCTCGGTTCCTACTATATGCTGGCTCAGTCAGGTGCTGTTTTCAGCTGGCTGACCAAGTTTTAGTTATT GAAACATATCAAAAGAAATGCAAAAGCTATTACATTCATAAGATAATAGACAAACACATTGCAGATGCAAG tggtCTGTTGAATGAGGGGTTTGAAGATGAATTTGGTGGTGAAAAGGGACCTATAGACAGTGCAGATGATTTATATACTCCTTTATATTTGGATGATGGGACTAAATTAA ACGTACAACAGTTTCGCTACTTTCGTCACAAGAAGCAGTATCTAATATGGGACGCAGGACGAGCGCACTGGATACGGCTGGCGGGCGTGGAGCGAGGTGCTACTTGCGCGCAACTCCACGCCTTGGCAGCCAGACCATCTTGTTCCGAGCGAAGGCTGAGAAT CCTAAACATCTACGGGCTGAACGAGATCAAGGTGCCCGTACAATCCGTGCTGACACTGGTGCTATTGGAGGTGTTCAACCCGTTCTACGTGTTCCAACTCTTCACCATCGCTGTATGGCTCGCAGAGCCCTACTACTACTACTGCATAGCTATAGTGCTCATGTCCACCTTTGGTGTTGCCACCTCCGTTATACAGACTAAgaag AACCAAGAGAGCCTACGGACCACAGTAGAAGCTCATGACACCATAGAACTATGGGGCGGTCGGAGGGTGGACAGTCGAGCATTATGTCCGGGGGATGTTCTGGTATTGCCGCCTCATGGCTGCACTATGCTTTGCGACGCGGCGTTGCTCACCGGATCTGCTATCGTCAACGAGAGCATGCTTACAG GTGAATCGGTTCCGGTAACGAAGACGGCTCTTCAGCGAGTGGACATGGGGTTCAATCTGAAGGAGCACAGCTCCAGCGTACTGTTCTGCGGCACAAAGGTCATACAGACTCGATACTACAGCAACGAACCTGTCAA GGCAGTAGTCCTTCGTACAGGCTACAACACAAGCAAGGGTGAACTAGTTCGCAGCATCCTATACCCAGTACCGGCAGACTTCAAGTTCGACCGCGACTCCTACAAGTTCATATTCATCCTGGCCTGCATCTCGCTTGTTGGACTTGGTTACACCGTTGCTTTGAAG GCCGCTCGAGCCATGACTGCCGGCGATATAATACTGAAAGCGTTGGATATAATAACTATAGTGGTACCGCCGGCTTTGCCCGCCGCCATGACAGTGGGCAAACTGTACGCAGTGTCGAGGTTGAAAAGAGCAAGGATATCCTGTCTCAACACTAGGGCGGTTAACGTTAGCGGCTCCTTGGATTGTATATGTTTTGATAAG ACAGGAACCTTAACAGAAGACGGTCTAGACATGTGGGGGGTCGTGGCCGTCAGTACTGCGGTGACCCCTACCATGCTGGGGCGGCCTCAGAGGGACCCTCGCCAGATGAACGACCTCCACGATCTGAAGATTGGCATGGCTTGCTGCCACAGCCTAACCTTGCTCAATGGAGAACTGGCTGGAGATCCTTTGGACTTGAAG ATGTTCGAATCGACTGGCTGGAGGCTGGAGGAGCCCGAGGTGCCCGAACAAGCACACTATGAAATGTTGACACCCACTGTTGTGAAGCCGAAAGGAGCCGCCAATATCAATGTGGATGACTTGCAT ATGCCTTTAGAAGTGGGCATAGTGGCTCAGTACCAATTTGTGTCGACGCTGCAAAGGTCGTCGGTGGCGGTTCGACTCCTGGGCGAGGACGTTATACGAGTGTACTGCAAGGGCGCGCCTGAAATGCTGCGCACACTCTGCAGGCCGGATACAG TGCCTACAAATCTGAACGAGGTGCTCAGTTCATACGCGGAGAAGGGTTACCGAGTGATCGCGATGTCTACACGGATCATGGAGGTCACCTTCAAACAACTGCAGAAGATGAAGAGGGAAGAG GTGGAATGTGAATTGGAATTCCTGGGTCTGGTGATAATGGAGAATCGCCTCAAGGCTGCTACCACCGGCATCATACAGGAGCTGAAGGAGGCCAACATCCACGTCGTTATGATTACTg GTGACAACATTCACACAGCGGTGAGCGTGGCAAAAGAGTGCGGTATACTGATGAGCGGGGAGAGGGTCGTTCATATCAATGTGGAGTATGGAACTGGGTTGCCACATCTGTACTGTGAGAGCACTATGCATGGG GTGTGTGTGGGCGGCCGTGTGTCTTTCGAAAGGGAATGGCGCAGTATAGACAGCGGGCACGGTTCCTGGCGATCCAATTCTGTCCACCCAGCAGACGTAGAGAACCCGCCACGAGAGCCGCGGTACAAGATCGTCATGACTGGAGACACGTGGAAG GCTCTCCGCGAGCAGTACCCCAGCGCAGTAGGGCGAGTGATAGAGCGCGGCGCGGTGTTTGCGCGCATGTCGCCCGACCAGAAACAACAGCTAGTATTGGATTATCAAGCGCTTGGGTACTATGTTG GCATGTGCGGCGATGGTGCAAATGATTGCGGAGCCTTAAGAGCAGCGCACACCGGCATATCCCTCTCGGAACTAGAGAGCAGTGTCGCCGCTCCGTTCACCTCCGCACAACCAGACATAGTATGTGTCGCGCGAGTGTTGCGCGAGGGTCGCGCGGCTCTGTCGACGAGCTTCGGCGTCTTCAAATTCATGATCGCGTACTCCTTAACAGAATTCTTCTCCGTAgcatttctttattatttcgACGCGAATCTCACCGATTTCGAATTTCTATACATCGATGTTGCATTAATCGTCAACTTTGCATTTTTCTTCGGCATGACGGAAGCACATACCGGGAGATTATGTAAAATACCGCCCTTAACTTCCCTTTTAGGGATCGTCCCACTGGTTTCATTGACTGGACAGATGATTTTAGTTGCCATAGCCCAGTACTTGACTTATTTAGCCTTATCGTATTTCCCGTGGTACGTGAGACATACATACGAAGGTCCGGAAGCGAATTATTGTTGGGAGAATTACGCTATTTTTACGATATCTCTGTTCCAGTATATAACTATGGCGATCGTCTTTAGCCACGGCTCGCCGTATAGACGATCGGTTGTAACGAATAAGCATTTGATGATCAGTGTCATCATTATGACGTCACTGTGTGTGTATATAACTGTAGCGTCACCGGATTGGCTGGCTGAATTCCTCGAACTGAAAATGCCGAAAGATAGACTCATGGCTTACATTGTAATAGCGTTGGCGTCCTTTAATTTTGTATTGGCGTTGTTCTTCGAGCGTTGTATAGTCGAATATTTGATGGAAGGCAAACAAATGATCCCGAAGTTTTTGAAAGAAAGGCGTGTTAGGAAAACTCCGCATTTGATGATCAAAAGGCAGTTGACGGATTTCGATTACTTGAACTGTGAGAGCGTTGTTAAGTGTGACAAAGATGTAAAGAGTGAAATGTTCAGTTCAAACTCTGaatga
- the LOC123877331 gene encoding polyamine-transporting ATPase 13A3-like isoform X1: MMVSDEETQPLIDYSSLQSQENLYDVLSININTDPDFDQVVYGYRKCRWRTILTYFLSTLTCGFPFLVFHWCPRFLLYAGSVRCCFQLADQVLVIETYQKKCKSYYIHKIIDKHIADASGLLNEGFEDEFGGEKGPIDSADDLYTPLYLDDGTKLNVQQFRYFRHKKQYLIWDAGRAHWIRLAGVERGATCAQLHALAARPSCSERRLRILNIYGLNEIKVPVQSVLTLVLLEVFNPFYVFQLFTIAVWLAEPYYYYCIAIVLMSTFGVATSVIQTKKNQESLRTTVEAHDTIELWGGRRVDSRALCPGDVLVLPPHGCTMLCDAALLTGSAIVNESMLTGESVPVTKTALQRVDMGFNLKEHSSSVLFCGTKVIQTRYYSNEPVKAVVLRTGYNTSKGELVRSILYPVPADFKFDRDSYKFIFILACISLVGLGYTVALKAARAMTAGDIILKALDIITIVVPPALPAAMTVGKLYAVSRLKRARISCLNTRAVNVSGSLDCICFDKTGTLTEDGLDMWGVVAVSTAVTPTMLGRPQRDPRQMNDLHDLKIGMACCHSLTLLNGELAGDPLDLKMFESTGWRLEEPEVPEQAHYEMLTPTVVKPKGAANINVDDLHMPLEVGIVAQYQFVSTLQRSSVAVRLLGEDVIRVYCKGAPEMLRTLCRPDTVPTNLNEVLSSYAEKGYRVIAMSTRIMEVTFKQLQKMKREEVECELEFLGLVIMENRLKAATTGIIQELKEANIHVVMITGDNIHTAVSVAKECGILMSGERVVHINVEYGTGLPHLYCESTMHGVCVGGRVSFEREWRSIDSGHGSWRSNSVHPADVENPPREPRYKIVMTGDTWKALREQYPSAVGRVIERGAVFARMSPDQKQQLVLDYQALGYYVGMCGDGANDCGALRAAHTGISLSELESSVAAPFTSAQPDIVCVARVLREGRAALSTSFGVFKFMIAYSLTEFFSVAFLYYFDANLTDFEFLYIDVALIVNFAFFFGMTEAHTGRLCKIPPLTSLLGIVPLVSLTGQMILVAIAQYLTYLALSYFPWYVRHTYEGPEANYCWENYAIFTISLFQYITMAIVFSHGSPYRRSVVTNKHLMISVIIMTSLCVYITVASPDWLAEFLELKMPKDRLMAYIVIALASFNFVLALFFERCIVEYLMEGKQMIPKFLKERRVRKTPHLMIKRQLTDFDYLNCESVVKCDKDVKSEMFSSNSE; encoded by the exons GTGGTGTATGGTTACCGCAAGTGTAGATGGCGGACTATACTGACTTACTTTCTGTCTACTCTGACATGTGGTTTCCCTTTCCTTGTCTTCCACTGGTGCCCTCGGTTCCTACTATATGCTGGCTCAGTCAGGTGCTGTTTTCAGCTGGCTGACCAAGTTTTAGTTATT GAAACATATCAAAAGAAATGCAAAAGCTATTACATTCATAAGATAATAGACAAACACATTGCAGATGCAAG tggtCTGTTGAATGAGGGGTTTGAAGATGAATTTGGTGGTGAAAAGGGACCTATAGACAGTGCAGATGATTTATATACTCCTTTATATTTGGATGATGGGACTAAATTAA ACGTACAACAGTTTCGCTACTTTCGTCACAAGAAGCAGTATCTAATATGGGACGCAGGACGAGCGCACTGGATACGGCTGGCGGGCGTGGAGCGAGGTGCTACTTGCGCGCAACTCCACGCCTTGGCAGCCAGACCATCTTGTTCCGAGCGAAGGCTGAGAAT CCTAAACATCTACGGGCTGAACGAGATCAAGGTGCCCGTACAATCCGTGCTGACACTGGTGCTATTGGAGGTGTTCAACCCGTTCTACGTGTTCCAACTCTTCACCATCGCTGTATGGCTCGCAGAGCCCTACTACTACTACTGCATAGCTATAGTGCTCATGTCCACCTTTGGTGTTGCCACCTCCGTTATACAGACTAAgaag AACCAAGAGAGCCTACGGACCACAGTAGAAGCTCATGACACCATAGAACTATGGGGCGGTCGGAGGGTGGACAGTCGAGCATTATGTCCGGGGGATGTTCTGGTATTGCCGCCTCATGGCTGCACTATGCTTTGCGACGCGGCGTTGCTCACCGGATCTGCTATCGTCAACGAGAGCATGCTTACAG GTGAATCGGTTCCGGTAACGAAGACGGCTCTTCAGCGAGTGGACATGGGGTTCAATCTGAAGGAGCACAGCTCCAGCGTACTGTTCTGCGGCACAAAGGTCATACAGACTCGATACTACAGCAACGAACCTGTCAA GGCAGTAGTCCTTCGTACAGGCTACAACACAAGCAAGGGTGAACTAGTTCGCAGCATCCTATACCCAGTACCGGCAGACTTCAAGTTCGACCGCGACTCCTACAAGTTCATATTCATCCTGGCCTGCATCTCGCTTGTTGGACTTGGTTACACCGTTGCTTTGAAG GCCGCTCGAGCCATGACTGCCGGCGATATAATACTGAAAGCGTTGGATATAATAACTATAGTGGTACCGCCGGCTTTGCCCGCCGCCATGACAGTGGGCAAACTGTACGCAGTGTCGAGGTTGAAAAGAGCAAGGATATCCTGTCTCAACACTAGGGCGGTTAACGTTAGCGGCTCCTTGGATTGTATATGTTTTGATAAG ACAGGAACCTTAACAGAAGACGGTCTAGACATGTGGGGGGTCGTGGCCGTCAGTACTGCGGTGACCCCTACCATGCTGGGGCGGCCTCAGAGGGACCCTCGCCAGATGAACGACCTCCACGATCTGAAGATTGGCATGGCTTGCTGCCACAGCCTAACCTTGCTCAATGGAGAACTGGCTGGAGATCCTTTGGACTTGAAG ATGTTCGAATCGACTGGCTGGAGGCTGGAGGAGCCCGAGGTGCCCGAACAAGCACACTATGAAATGTTGACACCCACTGTTGTGAAGCCGAAAGGAGCCGCCAATATCAATGTGGATGACTTGCAT ATGCCTTTAGAAGTGGGCATAGTGGCTCAGTACCAATTTGTGTCGACGCTGCAAAGGTCGTCGGTGGCGGTTCGACTCCTGGGCGAGGACGTTATACGAGTGTACTGCAAGGGCGCGCCTGAAATGCTGCGCACACTCTGCAGGCCGGATACAG TGCCTACAAATCTGAACGAGGTGCTCAGTTCATACGCGGAGAAGGGTTACCGAGTGATCGCGATGTCTACACGGATCATGGAGGTCACCTTCAAACAACTGCAGAAGATGAAGAGGGAAGAG GTGGAATGTGAATTGGAATTCCTGGGTCTGGTGATAATGGAGAATCGCCTCAAGGCTGCTACCACCGGCATCATACAGGAGCTGAAGGAGGCCAACATCCACGTCGTTATGATTACTg GTGACAACATTCACACAGCGGTGAGCGTGGCAAAAGAGTGCGGTATACTGATGAGCGGGGAGAGGGTCGTTCATATCAATGTGGAGTATGGAACTGGGTTGCCACATCTGTACTGTGAGAGCACTATGCATGGG GTGTGTGTGGGCGGCCGTGTGTCTTTCGAAAGGGAATGGCGCAGTATAGACAGCGGGCACGGTTCCTGGCGATCCAATTCTGTCCACCCAGCAGACGTAGAGAACCCGCCACGAGAGCCGCGGTACAAGATCGTCATGACTGGAGACACGTGGAAG GCTCTCCGCGAGCAGTACCCCAGCGCAGTAGGGCGAGTGATAGAGCGCGGCGCGGTGTTTGCGCGCATGTCGCCCGACCAGAAACAACAGCTAGTATTGGATTATCAAGCGCTTGGGTACTATGTTG GCATGTGCGGCGATGGTGCAAATGATTGCGGAGCCTTAAGAGCAGCGCACACCGGCATATCCCTCTCGGAACTAGAGAGCAGTGTCGCCGCTCCGTTCACCTCCGCACAACCAGACATAGTATGTGTCGCGCGAGTGTTGCGCGAGGGTCGCGCGGCTCTGTCGACGAGCTTCGGCGTCTTCAAATTCATGATCGCGTACTCCTTAACAGAATTCTTCTCCGTAgcatttctttattatttcgACGCGAATCTCACCGATTTCGAATTTCTATACATCGATGTTGCATTAATCGTCAACTTTGCATTTTTCTTCGGCATGACGGAAGCACATACCGGGAGATTATGTAAAATACCGCCCTTAACTTCCCTTTTAGGGATCGTCCCACTGGTTTCATTGACTGGACAGATGATTTTAGTTGCCATAGCCCAGTACTTGACTTATTTAGCCTTATCGTATTTCCCGTGGTACGTGAGACATACATACGAAGGTCCGGAAGCGAATTATTGTTGGGAGAATTACGCTATTTTTACGATATCTCTGTTCCAGTATATAACTATGGCGATCGTCTTTAGCCACGGCTCGCCGTATAGACGATCGGTTGTAACGAATAAGCATTTGATGATCAGTGTCATCATTATGACGTCACTGTGTGTGTATATAACTGTAGCGTCACCGGATTGGCTGGCTGAATTCCTCGAACTGAAAATGCCGAAAGATAGACTCATGGCTTACATTGTAATAGCGTTGGCGTCCTTTAATTTTGTATTGGCGTTGTTCTTCGAGCGTTGTATAGTCGAATATTTGATGGAAGGCAAACAAATGATCCCGAAGTTTTTGAAAGAAAGGCGTGTTAGGAAAACTCCGCATTTGATGATCAAAAGGCAGTTGACGGATTTCGATTACTTGAACTGTGAGAGCGTTGTTAAGTGTGACAAAGATGTAAAGAGTGAAATGTTCAGTTCAAACTCTGaatga